Proteins encoded in a region of the Zea mays cultivar B73 chromosome 2, Zm-B73-REFERENCE-NAM-5.0, whole genome shotgun sequence genome:
- the LOC103648401 gene encoding scopoletin glucosyltransferase: protein MSVGLVALLFSSFSPLPEGIESTDALPCPSLHLTFMEAMGLLRGPFTEFLASLPSLPLALVSDFFLRFTRRVAANADVHRIVFNSMSCFASVICKALAASPPASFEPETMIQVPNMPVHAAVRAEEVPNGVTKRADPDNPFMRFFMDEIGDSDVRSWGVLSNSLDVLDAAYVSALELFYEAGARAWLVGPLFMAAGDMLNGEKKEQDPEGCLSWLDERAAHPGSVVYVSFGTQAHITYAQLDELVHGLVQSGHPFLWVVRFDTWSPSVDVGPNNRIIRGWFPQRSILAHKAVGGFVNHCGWNFVMESLAAVKPMLAWPMITEQHLNARHVANILDAGVRIALKAGVDVVRSVEVEEKVWELMDAECKAAKQMRERVAWAQQAAKSAVSHGGTSAMALLKLVEDLHETYDDGVVGKCANSV from the coding sequence ATGTCGGTGGGCCTCGTCGCGCTCCTGTTCTCGTCGTTCTCGCCGCTACCGGAGGGCATCGAGTCCACCGACGCCCTCCCGTGCCCGTCGCTGCACCTGACGTTCATGGAGGCGATGGGGCTCCTGcgtgggccattcaccgagttcctGGCGTCGCTCCCGTCCCTGCCGCTCGCGCTCGTCTCCGACTTCTTCCTCAGGTTCACGCGTCGCGTGGCGGCCAACGCCGACGTCCACCGCATCGTGTTCAACAGCATGTCCTGCTTCGCCTCTGTGATCTGCAAGGCGCTCGCCGCGAGCCCACCGGCCAGCTTCGAGCCCGAGACCATGATCCAGGTGCCCAACATGCCGGTGCACGCGGCGGTCAGGGCGGAGGAGGTTCCCAATGGGGTCACCAAGAGGGCCGACCCCGACAACCCGTTCATGCGCTTCTTCATGGATGAGATCGGTGATTCGGACGTGCGTAGCTGGGGAGTCCTTAGCAACAGCCTCGACGTGCTCGATGCAGCCTACGTGTCGGCCTTGGAGTTGTTCTACGAGGCGGGCGCCCGTGCCTGGCTCGTGGGCCCGCTGTTCATGGCCGCCGGCGACATGCTGAACGGCGAGAAGAAGGAGCAAGACCCTGAGGGCTGTCTCTCATGGCTCGACGAGAGGGCGGCGCATCCGGGGTCGGTGGTGTACGTCTCGTTTGGGACGCAGGCCCACATCACATACGCGCAGCTGGATGAGCTAGTGCACGGGCTGGTGCAGTCCGGCCATCCCTTCCTTTGGGTCGTCCGATTTGACACGTGGTCGCCGTCGGTGGACGTGGGGCCCAACAACCGGATCATCCGTGGATGGTTCCCACAGAGAAGTATTCTGGCCCACAAGGCAGTTGGTGGGTTCGTGAACCATTGCGGGTGGAACTTTGTGATGGAGAGTCTCGCCGCCGTGAAACCCATGCTGGCGTGGCCGATGATCACGGAGCAACACCTGAACGCAAGGCACGTGGCCAACATCTTAGACGCCGGCGTCAGAATAGCCCTAAAGGCTGGCGTTGACGTCGTCAGGAGCGTGGAGGTGGAGGAGAAGGTTTGGGAGTTGATGGACGCTGAATGCAAGGCGGCGAAGCAGATGCGGGAGAGGGTCGCATGGGCACAGCAAGCAGCCAAGTCAGCGGTGAGCCACGGTGGAACCTCGGCCATGGCTTTGCTCAAGCTTGTGGAAGACCTACATGAGACCTATGATGATGGGGTCGTAGGCAAATGTGCGAATAGTGTTTAG